One part of the Ochotona princeps isolate mOchPri1 chromosome 3, mOchPri1.hap1, whole genome shotgun sequence genome encodes these proteins:
- the SLC37A1 gene encoding glucose-6-phosphate exchanger SLC37A1, with translation MARLPMGIRFFVSFSRDQWYRAFIFTLTFVLYASFHLSRKPISIVKGELHRYCTTWEEADVRSSGDGGRAGYAPPRQLQVNQTDCGWAPFDKSNYQQLLGALDYSFLCAYAVGMYLSGIIGERLPIRYYLTFGMLASGAFTALFGLGYFYDVHSLSFYVVTQVINGLVQTTGWPSVVTCLGNWFGKGRRGLVMGVWNSHTSVGNILGSLIAGYWVSTCWGLSFVVPGAIVAAMGIVCFLFLIEHPKDIRCSSSLLAHARGCENSTNRFRVQKTSLSSDKSRPLDPEMQCLLLSDGKSSGHPNHVVVLPGDGGSGMAAISFLGALRIPGVIEFSLCLLFAKLVSYTFLFWLPLYITSVDHLDAKKAGELSTLFDVGGIFGGILAGVISDRLEKRASTCGLMLLLAAPTLYIFSTVSRMGLEATVAMLLLSGALVSGPYALITTAVSADLGTHKSLKGNSHALSTVTAIIDGTGSVGAALGPLLAGLISPSGWGNVFYMLMFADACALLFLIRLIHKELSCPGPVASDQAPLKEH, from the exons ATGGCTCGACTCCCCATGGGCATCCGCTTCTTCGTCTCTTTCTCCAGGGACCAGTG GTACAGAGCCTTCATCTTCACCTTGACCTTTGTGCTGTACGCGAGTTTCCACTTGTCCCGCAAGCCCATCAGCATAGTGAAG GGGGAGCTGCACAGGTACTGCACCACCTGGGAGGAGGCTGACGTCAGATCCAGCGGCGATGGCGGCAGAGCCGGGTACGCGCCCCCTCGCCAGCTCCAAGTCAACCAGACAGACTGCGGCTGGGCACCATTTG ATAAGAGCAACTACCAGCAGCTGCTCGGGGCCCTGGACTACTCCTTCCTGTGCGCGTATGCCGTGGGCATGTACCTCAG CGGCATCATCGGGGAGCGCCTGCCAATCAGGTACTACCTGACGTTCGGCATGCTGGCCAGCGGTGCCTTCACTGCCCTCTTCGGGCTCGGCTACTTCTATGATGTGCACAGCCTGAGCTTCTACGTGGTGACTCAG GTCATCAACGGGCTGGTGCAGACCACCGGCTGGCCCAGCGTCGTCACCTGCCTTGGCAACTGGTTTGGGAAAGGAAG GCGAGGCCTGGTCATGGGCGTCTGGAACTCACATACGTCTGTGGGCAACATCCTCGGGTCCCTGATCGCTGGCTACTGGGTGTCCACCTGCTGGGGCCTGTCCTTCGTCGTGCCCGGGGCCATCGTGGCAGCCATGGGCATCGTATGCTTCCTCTTCCTCATTGAGC ATCCGAAGGACATCCGgtgctcctcctccctgctggcg catGCCAGAGGCTGTGAGAACAGCACAAATCGATTCCGAGTACAGAAGACAAGCTTGAGCAGTGACAAGAGCAGGCCGCTG GACCCCGAGATGCAGTGCCTGCTGCTGTCAGACGGCAAGAGCTCCGGCCACCCGAACCACGTGGTCGTCCTTCCGGGGGACGGGGGCAGCGGCATGGCCGCCATCAGCTTCCTGGGGGCCTTGAGGATCCCG GGGGTCATCGAGTTCTCGCTGTGTCTGCTGTTTGCCAAGCTGGTCAGCTACACCTTCCTCTTCTGGCTGCCACTGTACATCACGAGCGTGG ATCACCTGGACGCCAAGAAAGCTGGCGAGCTCTCCACCCTGTTCGATGTGGGCGGGATCTTCG gtgggatcctggcaggcgTGATCTCAGACCGCCTGGAGAAACGGGCCTCCACCTGCGGCCTCATGTTGCTGCTGGCGGCACCCACG CTCTACATCTTTTCCACCGTCAGCAGGATGGGCCTAGAGGCCACCGTGG CCATGCTGCTGCTCAGTGGGGCCCTGGTCAGCGGGCCCTACGCGCTCATCACCACTGCCGTCTCTGCCGACCTG ggcaCTCACAAGAGTCTGAAGGGGAACTCCCACGCCTTGTCCACCGTGACGGCCATCATTGATGGGACTGGCTCCGTAG GAGCCGCCCTGGGTCCTCTGCTGGCCGGCCTCATCTCCCCGTCCGGGTGGGGCAACGTGTTCTACATGCTGATGTTTGCTGACGCCTGTGCCTTGCTG TTTCTGATCCGCCTCATCCACAAGGAGCTGAGCTGTCCAGGTCCAGTGGCGAGTGACCAGGCTCC ACTGAAGGAACACTGA